In Vulpes lagopus strain Blue_001 chromosome 1, ASM1834538v1, whole genome shotgun sequence, a genomic segment contains:
- the FDPS gene encoding farnesyl pyrophosphate synthase isoform X1 produces MPLSRWLRSVGVFLLPASCWAPRERWLGLHPRPSLVQGFPVLGAWHSARCWCQTWTEEPRALYSSLRMNGDQKLDAYAQARQDFIQHFPQIVKILTEDGMGHPETGDAIARLKEVLEYNAVGGKYQRGLTVLIAFQELVEPRKQDAASLRRALTVGWCVELLQAFFLVSDDIMDSSLTRRGQICWYQKPGIGLDAINDALLLEACIYRLLKVYCREQPYYLNLIELFLQSSYQTEIGQTLDLITAPQGSVDLSRFTEKRYKSIVKYKTAFYSFYLPVAAAMYMAGIDGEKEHANAKKILLEMGEFFQIQDDFLDLFGDPSVTGKIGTDIQDNKCSWLVVQCLQQASPEQRKVLQENYGQKEAEKVARVKALYEELNLPAVFTQYEEDSYSRLMSLIEQCASPLPPAIFLGLAHNIYKRKK; encoded by the exons ATGCCCCTGTCCCGCTGGCTGAGATCTGTGGGGGTCTTCTTGCTGCCAGCCTCTTGCTGGGCGCCCCGGGAAAGGTGGCTGGGTCTCCACCCGCGGCCCTCCCTGGTGCAGGGGTTCCCAGTCCTGGGGGCCTGGCACAGTGCCCGCTGCTGGTGCCAAACGTGGACAGAGGAGCCTCG AGCACTTTACTCCTCCCTCAGAATGAATGGAGACCAGAAATTGGACGCTTATGCCCAAGCAAGGCAGGATTTCATCCAGCACTTCCCCCAGATTGTCAAGATACTGACTGAGGATGGCATGGGCCACCCGGAGACAGGAGACGCCATTGCCCGGCTCAAGGAG GTCTTGGAGTACAATGCTGTTGGAGGCAAGTACCAGCGGGGTTTGACAGTGCTGATAGCATTTCAGGAGCTGGTGGAGCCCAGGAAGCAGGATGCTGCTAGTCTGCGGCGGGCCCTGACCGTGGGCTGGTGTGTGGAGCTG CTCCAGGCTTTCTTCCTGGTGTCAGATGACATCATGGACTCGTCCCTCACCCGACGGGGTCAGATCTGTTGGTATCAGAAG CCAGGCATAGGCTTGGATGCCATCAATGACGCTTTGCTTCTGGAAGCATGTATCTACCGCCTGCTGAAGGTCTACTGCCGGGAGCAGCCCTATTACCTGAACCTGATTGAGCTTTTCCTCCAG agtTCCTACCAGACTGAGATTGGACAGACCCTGGACCTCATCACCGCCCCCCAGGGCAGCGTGGATCTCAGCAGGTTCACTGAGAAGAG GTACAAGTCTATTGTCAAGTATAAGACGGCCTTCTACTCATTCTACCTTCCCGTGGCCGCTGCCATGTATATG GCAGGCATCGATGGGGAGAAAGAGCATGCCAATGCTAAGAAGATCCTGCTGGAGATGGGGGAGTTCTTTCAGATTCAG gaTGATTTCCTGGATCTCTTTGGGGACCCCAGTGTGACGGGCAAGATTGGCACAGACATTCAGGACAACAAGTGCAGCTGGCTGGTGGTTCAGTGTCTGCAGCAGGCATCTCCAGAGCAGCGCAAAGTCCTTCAG GAGAATTATGGGCAGAAGGAGGCGGAGAAGGTGGCCCGAGTGAAGGCGCTGTACGAGGAGCTGAACCTGCCGGCTGTTTTCACGCAGTATGAGGAAGACAGCTACAGCCGCCTCATGAGCCTCATTGAGCAGTgcgcctcacccctgcccccagccatcTTTCTGGGGCTGGCGCACAACATCTACAAGAGGAAAAAGTGA
- the FDPS gene encoding farnesyl pyrophosphate synthase isoform X2 — protein sequence MPLSRWLRSVGVFLLPASCWAPRERWLGLHPRPSLVQGFPVLGAWHSARCWCQTWTEEPRMNGDQKLDAYAQARQDFIQHFPQIVKILTEDGMGHPETGDAIARLKEVLEYNAVGGKYQRGLTVLIAFQELVEPRKQDAASLRRALTVGWCVELLQAFFLVSDDIMDSSLTRRGQICWYQKPGIGLDAINDALLLEACIYRLLKVYCREQPYYLNLIELFLQSSYQTEIGQTLDLITAPQGSVDLSRFTEKRYKSIVKYKTAFYSFYLPVAAAMYMAGIDGEKEHANAKKILLEMGEFFQIQDDFLDLFGDPSVTGKIGTDIQDNKCSWLVVQCLQQASPEQRKVLQENYGQKEAEKVARVKALYEELNLPAVFTQYEEDSYSRLMSLIEQCASPLPPAIFLGLAHNIYKRKK from the exons ATGCCCCTGTCCCGCTGGCTGAGATCTGTGGGGGTCTTCTTGCTGCCAGCCTCTTGCTGGGCGCCCCGGGAAAGGTGGCTGGGTCTCCACCCGCGGCCCTCCCTGGTGCAGGGGTTCCCAGTCCTGGGGGCCTGGCACAGTGCCCGCTGCTGGTGCCAAACGTGGACAGAGGAGCCTCG AATGAATGGAGACCAGAAATTGGACGCTTATGCCCAAGCAAGGCAGGATTTCATCCAGCACTTCCCCCAGATTGTCAAGATACTGACTGAGGATGGCATGGGCCACCCGGAGACAGGAGACGCCATTGCCCGGCTCAAGGAG GTCTTGGAGTACAATGCTGTTGGAGGCAAGTACCAGCGGGGTTTGACAGTGCTGATAGCATTTCAGGAGCTGGTGGAGCCCAGGAAGCAGGATGCTGCTAGTCTGCGGCGGGCCCTGACCGTGGGCTGGTGTGTGGAGCTG CTCCAGGCTTTCTTCCTGGTGTCAGATGACATCATGGACTCGTCCCTCACCCGACGGGGTCAGATCTGTTGGTATCAGAAG CCAGGCATAGGCTTGGATGCCATCAATGACGCTTTGCTTCTGGAAGCATGTATCTACCGCCTGCTGAAGGTCTACTGCCGGGAGCAGCCCTATTACCTGAACCTGATTGAGCTTTTCCTCCAG agtTCCTACCAGACTGAGATTGGACAGACCCTGGACCTCATCACCGCCCCCCAGGGCAGCGTGGATCTCAGCAGGTTCACTGAGAAGAG GTACAAGTCTATTGTCAAGTATAAGACGGCCTTCTACTCATTCTACCTTCCCGTGGCCGCTGCCATGTATATG GCAGGCATCGATGGGGAGAAAGAGCATGCCAATGCTAAGAAGATCCTGCTGGAGATGGGGGAGTTCTTTCAGATTCAG gaTGATTTCCTGGATCTCTTTGGGGACCCCAGTGTGACGGGCAAGATTGGCACAGACATTCAGGACAACAAGTGCAGCTGGCTGGTGGTTCAGTGTCTGCAGCAGGCATCTCCAGAGCAGCGCAAAGTCCTTCAG GAGAATTATGGGCAGAAGGAGGCGGAGAAGGTGGCCCGAGTGAAGGCGCTGTACGAGGAGCTGAACCTGCCGGCTGTTTTCACGCAGTATGAGGAAGACAGCTACAGCCGCCTCATGAGCCTCATTGAGCAGTgcgcctcacccctgcccccagccatcTTTCTGGGGCTGGCGCACAACATCTACAAGAGGAAAAAGTGA
- the FDPS gene encoding farnesyl pyrophosphate synthase isoform X3: protein MNGDQKLDAYAQARQDFIQHFPQIVKILTEDGMGHPETGDAIARLKEVLEYNAVGGKYQRGLTVLIAFQELVEPRKQDAASLRRALTVGWCVELLQAFFLVSDDIMDSSLTRRGQICWYQKPGIGLDAINDALLLEACIYRLLKVYCREQPYYLNLIELFLQSSYQTEIGQTLDLITAPQGSVDLSRFTEKRYKSIVKYKTAFYSFYLPVAAAMYMAGIDGEKEHANAKKILLEMGEFFQIQDDFLDLFGDPSVTGKIGTDIQDNKCSWLVVQCLQQASPEQRKVLQENYGQKEAEKVARVKALYEELNLPAVFTQYEEDSYSRLMSLIEQCASPLPPAIFLGLAHNIYKRKK from the exons ATGAATGGAGACCAGAAATTGGACGCTTATGCCCAAGCAAGGCAGGATTTCATCCAGCACTTCCCCCAGATTGTCAAGATACTGACTGAGGATGGCATGGGCCACCCGGAGACAGGAGACGCCATTGCCCGGCTCAAGGAG GTCTTGGAGTACAATGCTGTTGGAGGCAAGTACCAGCGGGGTTTGACAGTGCTGATAGCATTTCAGGAGCTGGTGGAGCCCAGGAAGCAGGATGCTGCTAGTCTGCGGCGGGCCCTGACCGTGGGCTGGTGTGTGGAGCTG CTCCAGGCTTTCTTCCTGGTGTCAGATGACATCATGGACTCGTCCCTCACCCGACGGGGTCAGATCTGTTGGTATCAGAAG CCAGGCATAGGCTTGGATGCCATCAATGACGCTTTGCTTCTGGAAGCATGTATCTACCGCCTGCTGAAGGTCTACTGCCGGGAGCAGCCCTATTACCTGAACCTGATTGAGCTTTTCCTCCAG agtTCCTACCAGACTGAGATTGGACAGACCCTGGACCTCATCACCGCCCCCCAGGGCAGCGTGGATCTCAGCAGGTTCACTGAGAAGAG GTACAAGTCTATTGTCAAGTATAAGACGGCCTTCTACTCATTCTACCTTCCCGTGGCCGCTGCCATGTATATG GCAGGCATCGATGGGGAGAAAGAGCATGCCAATGCTAAGAAGATCCTGCTGGAGATGGGGGAGTTCTTTCAGATTCAG gaTGATTTCCTGGATCTCTTTGGGGACCCCAGTGTGACGGGCAAGATTGGCACAGACATTCAGGACAACAAGTGCAGCTGGCTGGTGGTTCAGTGTCTGCAGCAGGCATCTCCAGAGCAGCGCAAAGTCCTTCAG GAGAATTATGGGCAGAAGGAGGCGGAGAAGGTGGCCCGAGTGAAGGCGCTGTACGAGGAGCTGAACCTGCCGGCTGTTTTCACGCAGTATGAGGAAGACAGCTACAGCCGCCTCATGAGCCTCATTGAGCAGTgcgcctcacccctgcccccagccatcTTTCTGGGGCTGGCGCACAACATCTACAAGAGGAAAAAGTGA